A genomic region of Helicoverpa armigera isolate CAAS_96S chromosome 31, ASM3070526v1, whole genome shotgun sequence contains the following coding sequences:
- the LOC110383179 gene encoding pancreatic lipase-related protein 2, which translates to MFIYFWEDVATYIEWLNSASGASLHNYHIVGHSLGGHQAGIIGRNLGGQIAYITSLDPALPGWISNPHGFQSSDGVYTEVMHTNAGVSGKLAPAGDVDFYPNGGVNMPGCGNNDCSHHRAVYYMAESLTSGGFTGHRCADLASALAGNCSGDTLNMGGGRAKTGSTGIYFLRTNAGPPFSQY; encoded by the exons atgttcatttattttt GGGAAGACGTAGCAACCTACATAGAATGGCTGAATAGCGCAAGCGGCGCCTCGTTGCACAACTACCACATAGTGGGACACAGCCTCGGCGGCCATCAGGCTGGCATCATCGGCAGAAACCTTGGCGGACAGATTGCTTATATCACTT CCCTAGACCCCGCATTACCTGGCTGGATCTCCAACCCTCACGGCTTCCAGTCTTCAGACGGAGTCTACACCGAGGTTATGCACACAAATGCCGGTGTGTCAGGCAAGCTGGCGCCTGCAGGAGATGTGGACTTTTATCCTAATGGGGGGGTCAATATGCCTGGCTGCGGGAATAATGATTGCAGTCATCATCG AGCCGTCTATTACATGGCGGAATCTCTCACTAGCGGCGGTTTCACCGGTCACCGCTGTGCTGACCTCGCGTCAGCTCTCGCCGGCAACTGTAGCGGTGATACACTCAACATGGGCGGGGGTAGAGCTAAGACTGG ATCAACTGGAATTTATTTCTTAAGGACGAACGCTGGACCACCATTCTCTCagtattaa